The Christiangramia flava JLT2011 region CTGTATTGAAATTGGAAGTCACTGGACCGAACTGATATGTTCCTTCGCCATCATATCCTATGATAGTCATTGTGATCCCTATTCCATCTGAATTGGTTCCTTGAAGAAAAAGCATAGTACCGCCGTTACTCGAAGATTTTACGGCATTTGAAGAGATGGCAAAAGATTCAAAATCTTTACCTTCAATCTTAGCAGTCATTTTTCCACCACCATCGCCAGCTCCGTTTTCATCATCGCCTGAGCATGAAGTCAAGGCTACCGAAATTAATAGGAAAAAGGCGAAAACTTTTAAGTGTAGTTTTAATGTTTTCATAATTTATTGGATTTGTTAGATTATGAGATAAAACTACTTCGGTAAGTAAGTGCAATCAATACGGCAATTGTCGTATTTTGAATAAGGTATTTAAATTCACCGCATAAAAAAACCCTTTATCTGTGTAGATAAAGGGTTTTCAAGAAGAAGGCGGCGACCTACTCTCCCACAATGATAGCAGTACCATCGGCGCTAACGGGCTTAACTTCTCTGTTCGGAATGGAAAGAGGTGAGCCCCGTTGCAATAGCCACCTTAAATTTTTAAGTAAGA contains the following coding sequences:
- a CDS encoding DUF6252 family protein, with amino-acid sequence MKTLKLHLKVFAFFLLISVALTSCSGDDENGAGDGGGKMTAKIEGKDFESFAISSNAVKSSSNGGTMLFLQGTNSDGIGITMTIIGYDGEGTYQFGPVTSNFNTASYTETNISNPMNTQVWSASYDTSSSGSVTISEETDSGVKGTFQFKGKNGNDDSIKTISGGEFDLNFKS